Proteins encoded in a region of the Paenibacillus wynnii genome:
- a CDS encoding MerR family transcriptional regulator has translation MNLDQYYSIGQVARICSISIQTLRYYDKIGLVIPNYTDPLTGYRYYSNRDLLYIKIVQDMKVLHFTLDEIGTMLKSDNLDSLFAKFETKKKETLEEIQRLEKTVKSIEQRTARILMLQELGGGLKDLDVLVELKRIPDRQIISDRGRYVCGMEPSIIKFTELFGRVEAIGGNPGHIMTIYHENIMTFDRAESDLEYCIILNSVGPNNENIRIIPEGDYITALYCGIPNDTSCKRIYSKLLQWIEENGYVEHGASIEHYIVDMAQMMKPEEFIIELQVPVIKALTL, from the coding sequence ATGAATCTTGATCAATATTATTCTATAGGCCAAGTGGCGAGAATCTGCTCGATATCTATTCAAACTCTGCGCTACTACGATAAAATCGGATTGGTGATTCCCAACTATACGGACCCATTAACAGGTTATCGATATTATTCTAATCGTGATCTGCTGTATATAAAGATCGTTCAGGACATGAAGGTGCTGCATTTCACATTAGACGAAATAGGGACAATGTTGAAAAGCGATAACTTAGACAGTCTCTTTGCAAAGTTCGAAACTAAGAAAAAAGAAACTTTGGAGGAGATTCAAAGGCTGGAGAAAACCGTCAAATCAATCGAACAAAGAACGGCCCGAATCCTTATGCTCCAGGAATTAGGAGGGGGACTGAAGGACCTTGATGTGCTAGTGGAATTGAAACGGATTCCCGACCGACAAATCATATCTGACAGAGGCCGGTACGTCTGCGGAATGGAGCCATCAATTATAAAGTTCACCGAGCTGTTCGGCAGGGTGGAAGCTATCGGGGGGAATCCGGGTCACATCATGACCATATACCACGAGAACATCATGACCTTTGACCGTGCGGAATCCGACTTGGAATATTGTATTATTCTTAACTCTGTAGGCCCGAATAACGAGAATATACGCATCATACCTGAGGGTGATTATATTACCGCCCTTTATTGTGGAATTCCTAACGATACCTCCTGCAAACGGATTTATAGTAAGCTGCTGCAGTGGATTGAAGAGAATGGATACGTTGAACATGGCGCCTCTATTGAACATTACATCGTGGATATGGCACAAATGATGAAGCCGGAGGAGTTTATTATCGAGCTTCAGGTTCCTGTTATAAAAGCATTGACCCTATAG
- a CDS encoding NAD-dependent epimerase/dehydratase family protein, giving the protein MNLILGTGPLGMAVMKELVARNEPVKMVSSHGKAMVPQGVRVEKADLMDIEQAKNIMKGSKFIYQCAQPPYQKWGELGIPFQDNIILGAMAAGAKLVVAENMYMYGLVKGSMHENSPIAATTKKGKVRADMSRILSKLYEEGSLQVTIGRGADFFGPNVHNSSVGSRLFNPISKGKACTVMGNPDKKHTYTFIDDFGKALVVLSQHEDAFGEVWHVPNAETVTTTEFIEKAYGIAGFPADIRTMGRGMLRLGGLFIPAARESIEMLYQFEEDFIVDSRKFTERFGMTATPLEHALDKTLQSVSWEYSRV; this is encoded by the coding sequence ATGAATTTAATTTTAGGAACAGGTCCGTTAGGAATGGCTGTAATGAAGGAACTTGTCGCTCGGAATGAGCCTGTTAAAATGGTTAGTTCCCATGGAAAAGCAATGGTCCCACAGGGAGTAAGGGTAGAAAAGGCAGATCTTATGGATATAGAGCAAGCTAAGAACATCATGAAGGGCTCGAAGTTCATTTATCAGTGTGCACAACCCCCGTACCAAAAGTGGGGGGAGCTAGGTATACCCTTTCAGGATAATATCATATTAGGTGCCATGGCAGCCGGGGCGAAGCTCGTTGTAGCTGAGAACATGTATATGTACGGGTTGGTAAAAGGGAGTATGCATGAGAACTCACCTATTGCTGCTACGACTAAGAAGGGTAAGGTTAGGGCTGATATGTCCCGGATATTAAGTAAATTATATGAAGAGGGTTCCCTGCAGGTCACTATAGGAAGAGGAGCTGACTTTTTCGGTCCGAACGTACACAATTCTTCTGTAGGTTCCAGGCTTTTTAATCCCATATCGAAGGGGAAAGCTTGCACGGTAATGGGTAATCCAGATAAGAAGCATACGTACACCTTTATTGATGATTTTGGAAAAGCACTCGTTGTGCTTAGTCAACACGAGGATGCCTTTGGAGAGGTATGGCATGTACCGAATGCGGAGACGGTTACAACAACAGAGTTCATAGAAAAGGCGTATGGTATTGCCGGGTTTCCTGCGGATATTCGAACAATGGGAAGAGGGATGCTGCGTTTAGGGGGATTGTTCATACCCGCAGCAAGAGAGAGCATAGAAATGCTGTATCAATTTGAAGAAGACTTTATCGTAGACAGTCGCAAATTCACCGAGCGGTTTGGTATGACAGCAACACCCTTAGAACATGCTTTGGACAAAACTTTACAGTCGGTTAGTTGGGAGTACAGTAGGGTTTAA
- a CDS encoding aldo/keto reductase, with amino-acid sequence MRTMKLGTSTLEVPVIAVGCMRINSLDKSEAEQFVQTALDEGANFFDHADIYGAGACEEIFADAIHMDNNIREKIILQSKCGIRQGMFDFSKEHILNSVDAILKRLRTDYLDILLLHRPDTLVEPEEVAEAFDILESSGKVRHFGVSNQTPMQIQLLKKAVKQPLVANQLQLSITNANMISQGFNVNMENEAAVNRDGLILDYCRLNDITIQPWSPFQYGFFEGVFLGSDKFPELNQKIDEIASKYEVSNTTIAIAWLLRHPAHMQPVIGTMNIDRLKDCIKAGDVHLTREDWYAIYRAAGNMLP; translated from the coding sequence ATGAGGACAATGAAACTAGGGACCAGCACTTTAGAGGTTCCGGTTATTGCAGTAGGTTGTATGCGTATTAATTCACTGGACAAGAGTGAGGCGGAGCAATTTGTTCAAACCGCGCTAGATGAGGGTGCAAATTTCTTCGACCATGCGGATATATACGGTGCCGGAGCTTGCGAGGAAATCTTCGCCGATGCCATCCATATGGATAACAATATTCGCGAGAAAATTATTCTGCAATCCAAATGCGGCATCCGGCAAGGGATGTTCGATTTTTCCAAAGAACATATATTAAACTCAGTAGATGCTATCTTGAAGCGATTAAGAACCGATTACCTGGATATTCTGCTTCTGCACCGTCCCGATACTTTGGTAGAACCGGAGGAAGTAGCCGAAGCTTTTGATATCCTTGAAAGCTCAGGAAAAGTACGCCATTTCGGCGTTTCCAATCAGACCCCTATGCAGATCCAGCTGCTGAAAAAAGCAGTGAAGCAGCCGCTTGTTGCCAACCAGCTGCAATTGAGCATCACTAACGCCAACATGATTTCTCAAGGATTCAATGTAAATATGGAGAATGAAGCTGCTGTGAACCGTGACGGTCTGATCCTGGATTATTGCCGATTGAACGATATCACCATTCAGCCTTGGTCACCTTTCCAGTACGGATTCTTTGAAGGCGTATTCCTTGGAAGCGACAAATTCCCGGAATTGAATCAAAAGATCGATGAAATCGCAAGCAAATATGAGGTTAGCAACACAACGATTGCTATCGCATGGCTCTTGCGCCATCCCGCACACATGCAACCGGTTATCGGTACGATGAATATCGATCGGTTAAAGGATTGCATCAAAGCAGGCGATGTTCACCTGACTCGCGAAGATTGGTATGCTATCTATCGTGCGGCAGGCAATATGCTGCCTTAA
- a CDS encoding GIY-YIG nuclease family protein, translated as MNLTEKVASLPLSPGVYLMKDSLGNIIYVGKAKQLKKRVQSYFYNSKGHSPKVKQLVRNIRDLDFILTDTEFEAFMLECQLIKEIKPMYNRKMKNPKAYNYIVIRSNEAYRKLEVTYDFNEDGQSLHFGPYTSRSTVERAVQGIKESQKILCSSPHARTSHCLNHSLGLCIGMCAGGEALKKYNEIIDQIIALLNGTDRSILCDLEGRMNEAAERFDFETAAKYRDLTGAVSSLLQKEKVIGFTEENKNIVVLEHMDEGTLKLILIKGSRILFRSKLDTLTLDTKQLHASIQSAISDHFKNLPLEASVEISRHKLDEAQIIYSYLKSCSGSYLIIPEEWLSEGKCAELDQAVDGLL; from the coding sequence ATGAATCTTACAGAAAAGGTAGCCTCTCTTCCTCTATCTCCCGGCGTATACCTGATGAAGGATAGTCTGGGCAATATTATTTATGTCGGCAAAGCCAAACAGCTGAAGAAAAGAGTTCAATCCTATTTCTACAACTCCAAAGGGCATTCTCCTAAGGTAAAACAATTAGTGAGAAACATTAGAGACCTCGATTTCATTCTCACCGATACAGAGTTTGAAGCCTTTATGCTGGAGTGCCAATTAATCAAAGAAATCAAACCGATGTACAATAGAAAAATGAAAAACCCAAAGGCCTATAACTACATCGTCATTCGTTCCAATGAGGCCTACCGGAAACTCGAAGTCACCTATGATTTCAATGAGGATGGGCAAAGCCTGCATTTTGGCCCCTATACCAGCAGAAGTACTGTGGAAAGAGCAGTTCAAGGGATCAAAGAATCTCAAAAAATCCTCTGCAGCAGCCCCCATGCCAGAACATCTCACTGTCTTAATCATTCCCTTGGTTTATGCATAGGAATGTGTGCAGGCGGAGAGGCACTTAAGAAGTACAATGAAATTATAGATCAAATTATTGCGTTGTTGAACGGAACAGATAGGAGTATCCTTTGTGATCTAGAGGGAAGAATGAATGAGGCGGCGGAGAGGTTTGACTTCGAGACTGCGGCCAAATACCGGGACCTAACCGGAGCTGTCAGCTCCTTGCTTCAAAAAGAGAAGGTGATCGGCTTCACTGAGGAGAACAAAAATATTGTTGTACTGGAGCATATGGACGAAGGTACCCTCAAGCTCATTCTGATCAAAGGCAGCCGTATCCTCTTTCGTTCAAAACTCGATACCCTAACTCTGGACACGAAGCAATTGCATGCCTCCATACAGTCGGCCATTTCAGATCACTTCAAGAACCTTCCCTTAGAGGCTTCTGTAGAAATCAGCCGTCATAAGCTTGACGAGGCCCAAATTATATACAGTTATTTAAAAAGCTGCTCTGGAAGTTATCTTATTATTCCCGAAGAATGGCTTAGTGAAGGCAAATGTGCTGAATTAGATCAGGCGGTTGACGGGCTGTTATAG
- a CDS encoding zinc ribbon domain-containing protein YjdM, translating to MTVLPNCPKCNSEYTYEDGSMLICPECAHEWSIELDAENGEDQKVIKDSNGNVLNDGDTVTVIKDLKVKGSSSVIKIGTKVKNIRLVDGDHDIDCKIDGFGAMKLKSEFVKKV from the coding sequence ATGACTGTTTTACCAAATTGTCCAAAATGCAATTCAGAATACACCTATGAAGATGGAAGTATGCTCATTTGCCCGGAATGTGCTCATGAGTGGAGTATAGAATTAGATGCAGAGAATGGTGAGGATCAGAAAGTAATCAAGGATTCCAATGGAAATGTGCTAAACGATGGGGATACGGTTACGGTTATTAAAGACCTGAAGGTAAAGGGAAGCTCATCCGTAATTAAAATAGGCACAAAGGTAAAAAACATACGTTTGGTCGATGGAGATCATGATATCGATTGTAAAATTGATGGCTTTGGAGCTATGAAATTGAAGTCTGAATTTGTTAAAAAAGTATAG
- a CDS encoding histidine kinase N-terminal 7TM domain-containing protein, whose protein sequence is MNYNLYLSALLMAATCCSMVMTYLSWKRRELPIAISYGLGMLAGSFYTFGYAFEIVSTTLDHIRFWLRVEYIGIPFGSVIWIIMVLQYTGRQSLVHRRLITLLLIIPTLTITAHYTNEWHHWYYKSVTLNWSEGFPLVSLVKGPLYVVHVAYSYILFALGTALMFQMYLRANSRMKKQIALMIIGSWGPYGFTLVYLSGVIYMPIDISPFGFVFSGFFYLWGIYQFNMLRLAPLALQKVFESMQDAVIIFDLDNNLTSFNQSAKGIVEGLHKKHIGLPAFQVFTRYPTLLERIIQGPTVDSKIQISGQADAKFYNIHMSAVNDTNQKPVGKMLLLSDVTEMVRSEKKLLENSRQLKELNAFKDRMFNVVAHDIRDPLAVLTNLMELMEEELQTCGESHEEILQEMGQQIQNTFTLVESLLDWFRGQREGMVFHPVALNLSNVVEVNMNLLQIRSARKGIRIRSDIPLGSIVYADKEMLHLVLRNLLSNALKFTESGGIIQLQAERVEGKMIVSIIDTGEGVSADLTDSLFQEAYSITSEGTDGERGFGLGLTLCREFVRLNGGEIWFDSTPAQGSTFFFSIPTPPKATHFMASTEGRG, encoded by the coding sequence ATGAACTACAACCTGTATTTATCGGCTCTCCTGATGGCAGCCACCTGCTGCTCAATGGTTATGACCTATCTTTCATGGAAAAGAAGAGAGCTTCCCATCGCGATAAGCTACGGGTTGGGTATGTTAGCGGGCTCCTTTTATACCTTCGGTTATGCTTTTGAAATTGTCAGTACTACTTTGGATCATATACGCTTTTGGCTTCGCGTTGAATATATCGGCATTCCTTTCGGCTCAGTAATATGGATCATTATGGTATTGCAGTATACGGGCCGCCAATCCCTTGTTCATCGAAGGCTAATTACACTCCTCCTGATTATTCCCACTCTAACGATTACAGCCCATTACACGAACGAATGGCATCATTGGTATTACAAGAGCGTGACACTTAATTGGTCTGAGGGTTTTCCTTTGGTATCTCTGGTTAAAGGTCCCCTATACGTGGTTCATGTTGCTTATTCCTATATTCTTTTTGCATTAGGCACGGCTTTGATGTTCCAAATGTACCTACGAGCTAATTCCCGGATGAAAAAGCAAATCGCCTTAATGATTATTGGCTCCTGGGGTCCCTATGGCTTTACACTCGTGTATTTAAGCGGTGTGATCTACATGCCTATTGATATATCTCCATTTGGTTTTGTTTTTTCAGGTTTCTTCTATTTGTGGGGAATCTATCAGTTTAATATGCTGAGATTAGCACCCTTGGCCTTGCAAAAGGTATTCGAATCCATGCAGGACGCGGTCATAATATTTGATTTGGACAACAACTTAACCAGTTTTAATCAGTCTGCAAAGGGGATTGTTGAGGGATTACATAAAAAGCATATCGGCCTGCCAGCGTTTCAAGTGTTCACCCGTTATCCGACCCTCCTTGAAAGGATCATACAAGGACCAACCGTGGACAGCAAAATCCAAATTTCAGGTCAAGCAGACGCTAAGTTTTATAATATCCATATGTCAGCGGTCAATGATACTAACCAAAAACCGGTTGGCAAAATGCTATTGCTTAGCGATGTCACGGAAATGGTCCGATCGGAGAAGAAATTACTGGAGAACTCCAGACAGTTAAAAGAGCTGAATGCGTTCAAGGATCGAATGTTCAACGTAGTGGCTCATGATATTCGCGATCCCCTTGCGGTGCTCACCAATCTAATGGAGTTGATGGAGGAGGAGCTGCAGACTTGCGGAGAGAGCCATGAAGAAATCCTGCAAGAAATGGGGCAGCAAATTCAGAATACATTTACTCTGGTGGAAAGCTTGCTGGATTGGTTCCGGGGTCAAAGGGAAGGGATGGTTTTTCATCCGGTTGCTTTGAATCTATCCAACGTAGTCGAGGTTAACATGAATTTGTTGCAAATCCGCAGTGCGAGAAAAGGAATACGAATTCGATCCGACATCCCGCTTGGAAGTATTGTCTATGCAGATAAGGAGATGCTTCATTTGGTTCTGCGTAATCTGCTCTCTAATGCTCTGAAGTTTACGGAGTCCGGGGGAATCATTCAGCTGCAAGCAGAACGTGTGGAGGGTAAAATGATTGTATCTATAATCGATACAGGAGAAGGAGTATCAGCAGATCTTACGGATTCCTTATTTCAGGAAGCCTATTCTATTACCTCAGAGGGAACAGACGGAGAGCGAGGCTTTGGGCTTGGACTCACCTTATGCAGAGAATTTGTCCGCTTAAACGGCGGGGAAATATGGTTCGATAGCACACCTGCGCAAGGAAGCACCTTTTTCTTCTCCATCCCAACGCCCCCTAAAGCTACCCATTTCATGGCCAGCACAGAAGGGAGGGGATGA
- a CDS encoding response regulator, producing the protein MKVVLIDDEKAMHLIMRRMLARVADIEIMGSFLDTNSAYSYLANHEVDLVFVDISMPKESGLEFAARLRASGRSVKLVFVTSHKDYALYAFDVYAYDFIVKPVDQERLHRTVHRVLAEMHAEHFVQAKQDLGFREVKFNCLGGIDIQISQGVSVKWKSSKSTELFSYLLVHKGRFVSRARLIEDIYEGMPQKNAETYLNTTVYQLRKVLESCGLKESLLSDSTHYALTLNQVTVDAHSFEQGCRQLAVVDETTIEQALELEQLYEGDLFGDRGFSWAWSEVGRLSLMYTALVQKLCGALLHRGDAKTAIRLLTKLISRNELDEEPRMLLMKAFALQKNKEALDRQYLEFKETLQKEIGVSPSLEAVSLYAELISGMNT; encoded by the coding sequence GTGAAGGTCGTTCTTATCGATGATGAAAAAGCCATGCATTTAATTATGAGGCGAATGCTTGCTAGGGTTGCGGATATCGAAATTATGGGAAGCTTTCTGGACACGAACTCAGCGTACTCTTATTTGGCTAATCATGAGGTGGATCTGGTGTTTGTGGATATAAGTATGCCCAAGGAGAGCGGCCTGGAGTTTGCGGCAAGATTACGGGCAAGCGGTCGATCCGTTAAACTCGTATTTGTTACCTCCCACAAAGACTATGCGTTGTATGCCTTTGATGTCTATGCTTACGACTTTATTGTGAAGCCGGTTGATCAAGAGAGGTTGCATAGAACAGTTCACAGGGTACTTGCGGAGATGCATGCCGAACACTTTGTTCAAGCGAAGCAGGACCTTGGTTTCAGGGAGGTTAAGTTCAACTGCTTAGGCGGGATCGATATTCAAATCTCACAGGGTGTGAGTGTGAAGTGGAAATCCAGTAAAAGTACGGAGCTCTTCAGCTATCTGCTTGTTCATAAAGGGAGATTTGTATCAAGAGCAAGGCTGATTGAGGATATCTATGAAGGAATGCCGCAGAAGAACGCAGAAACTTACTTGAACACCACGGTCTATCAGCTGCGCAAGGTATTGGAGTCTTGTGGCCTTAAGGAGAGCTTGCTTTCCGATAGCACTCATTATGCACTTACGCTTAACCAAGTGACAGTAGATGCTCATAGTTTCGAACAAGGATGCAGGCAGCTTGCCGTTGTGGATGAGACCACAATTGAACAGGCGCTGGAACTTGAACAGTTATATGAAGGTGATTTGTTTGGAGATCGGGGTTTTTCCTGGGCATGGAGTGAAGTTGGGCGTTTATCGTTAATGTATACGGCGCTAGTCCAGAAATTGTGCGGTGCCTTGCTGCATAGAGGTGACGCGAAGACCGCTATACGTCTATTAACGAAGCTTATCTCACGTAATGAATTGGATGAAGAGCCTAGAATGCTGCTTATGAAGGCCTTTGCTTTGCAAAAGAATAAGGAAGCGTTAGACCGACAATATTTGGAGTTTAAAGAGACGCTGCAGAAAGAGATCGGGGTATCACCTTCACTTGAAGCTGTGAGCTTATACGCGGAGCTGATTTCGGGAATGAATACTTAA
- a CDS encoding sugar phosphate isomerase/epimerase family protein has protein sequence MMKISVFYSHILVASEQTGLTVTDVLKQVHEFGIDAVELDLDQALPDKEEMKERLERANISVASMYAFFDFGNDPNVEPGLKFIDTAAFLGAGKVLVIPGFIEESAGTEERDNALQRMVGALQVMCDYAEQKNILVTLEDFDDFRAPFSTSGELLWFMEQVPKLGCTFDTGNFLVLGEDELEAFEKLKARIVHVHLKDRSLDEGNGGVPKITTDGTRLFPSPVGYGIIRIEEILNRLKANGYRDTLAIEHFDAANELSYMEQSAEWLRSRLH, from the coding sequence ATGATGAAAATTTCTGTTTTTTATAGCCATATTCTTGTAGCGAGCGAGCAAACGGGGTTAACGGTGACGGACGTACTGAAGCAGGTTCATGAGTTCGGCATTGATGCGGTAGAGCTTGATCTTGACCAGGCCCTACCCGATAAGGAGGAGATGAAGGAGCGGCTGGAGCGGGCGAATATTTCAGTCGCATCCATGTATGCCTTCTTTGATTTTGGCAATGATCCCAATGTAGAGCCGGGCTTGAAGTTCATTGATACAGCTGCCTTTCTGGGAGCGGGGAAAGTTCTGGTTATCCCAGGCTTCATTGAGGAATCGGCGGGGACGGAAGAGCGGGACAACGCATTACAGCGTATGGTTGGGGCATTGCAGGTGATGTGCGATTATGCGGAGCAAAAGAATATTCTTGTTACTCTGGAGGACTTCGATGATTTTCGCGCGCCTTTCTCTACCTCGGGGGAATTGCTGTGGTTTATGGAACAGGTTCCGAAGCTGGGCTGCACCTTTGATACCGGCAATTTCCTAGTCCTTGGTGAGGATGAGCTTGAGGCTTTTGAGAAACTCAAGGCAAGAATTGTTCATGTTCACCTCAAGGATCGCTCGCTAGATGAGGGGAATGGTGGGGTTCCAAAAATCACTACAGATGGAACGCGGCTATTCCCGTCTCCGGTTGGGTATGGCATTATCCGAATAGAAGAGATCTTGAACCGGCTAAAGGCGAATGGGTACAGGGATACCTTGGCGATTGAGCACTTTGATGCGGCGAACGAGTTATCTTATATGGAACAATCGGCCGAGTGGCTCCGCTCTAGACTTCACTAG